The Juglans regia cultivar Chandler chromosome 11, Walnut 2.0, whole genome shotgun sequence genome contains the following window.
TAAATTAGGATTAAGatctaataataaacaaaacaatctCATACACAGAGATCATTATACAAAAAGAgggctttcttttctttttcttcccttgAACTATCTTTACTAGACTAGGCCTTTTTGGGGGTCTTCTTGGGCGATTTAGATGCTTTGTCAGATTCAGTAGCTGTTTTCTTGGGCAGCAAGATGGGGTTGATGTTCGGTAGAACTCCGCCGCTAGCAATGGTTACCCCCTGTAGCAACTTTCCCAGTTCCTCGTCGTTCCTCACGGCCAAAAGGACATGCCTCGGGTTTATCCTGTTCTTCTTGTTGTCACGTGCCGCATTCCCTGCCAACTCCAGCACCTGCATTTCACCGAACACAAATTAGCGCCTGAAACCGGGGGACAAACTATTAGGACTCGAAAAGTAACACATCACAGAAAATGAATCCAACAACGACAGAATGATTCCGAAAATATGTATTTCATATCCTAGCATCTGGCTCCCTCTCATTTTTCTACATTTAGCGACATACGAAAAAAGTTCACCAAGATAAACTTAAGAGCCATACAGAAAGGATTTACAAACATCATCGAGAATCAAAAAGAAACTGAAGTCCTAtctgataaaaagaaaataaatggcgAAACGCCAGACATGCTCATCTACATTTCCTTTCTCTCAGTGTCTACATGATCCGGGAAGAAAAAGCGAATACTCCATTTCTCGCTGTTCTATTTCTCAGTGTCCGAGCAACAAACACAGGagcaattttcaaaaataaaaataaaaaaacaaacacagaaGCGAAAACTAGCCACTGGAGATGTAAGATACCAAGGCCAAAAAGATCAAAAGATGTATCGAGGATCTAAAAGTACCTCAGCAGCGAGATATTCAAGAACCGCGGCGAGGTAGATCGGAGCACCAGAGCCTGTCCTCTGAGCGTAGCGACCCTTCTTCAAATACCGAGCAATCCGACCAACGGGGAATTGAAGACCAGCCTTCATAGACTTCGAGACCGACTTCTTCCTGTCTCCACCTCTTCGTCCTCCCGCTCCCCTCGACGTCTTCGCTGCCTCCATTGGAAAGGGAATCGAAATGTTCTTTGATCAGAACTGAGAAATGCCTTGGAGAGTGAAACTTTCGGAGCGCTAGTTTTGAATTTTGCTTGGAGTGGTGTGGAATGGAGAGGGCGGCATTTGATTTATAAGGGGCGTGAAGTTGGAGATCCGGGTTTTTTGTGCTTAGATTGGACGGCTGGGAAGCTTGCCACGCTGGCTATCCGGgtgttttggtttcaaccaatgGGTTCTTCCTCTATGTACTTCGAATTATGGATGTAAATTGACTAAACGGTCCTCTAAGTTGGATCTGACGGTTGAAACGCCTTCCACGTTGGCAATCCGTGGGTTTTGTCGTAACCAATTAGGTTGTTACAGCTGTGGTAATAAAAATATGCGTCCGGTACAGGGACGGGATGGTCCAGATTTTGGATGGGTCTGCAATGGATAGAGATCTAACGGTATAAGAGGGGACACGTAGGTGACGCATTAATCGACTTAATTTTAAAGTAAGATAAATAATAGATTTACTTTAATACAACTCatcatctta
Protein-coding sequences here:
- the LOC109017111 gene encoding histone H2A.1-like, which encodes MEAAKTSRGAGGRRGGDRKKSVSKSMKAGLQFPVGRIARYLKKGRYAQRTGSGAPIYLAAVLEYLAAEVLELAGNAARDNKKNRINPRHVLLAVRNDEELGKLLQGVTIASGGVLPNINPILLPKKTATESDKASKSPKKTPKKA